The proteins below are encoded in one region of Natranaerobius trueperi:
- the polX gene encoding DNA polymerase/3'-5' exonuclease PolX, with protein MTNLEISLVLKEISELMELKGENYYKFRAYRQGARQIEKLSEEITRLVQENRMRQVPRIGEGIAKTVEEVVRTGRSTLLEELRSEVPTGLRRILGIPGIGVKSSHKLFEELKISTVKELKKACEEGKIKDHPGFGEKFQQKVLEGISKLENAEKTTLLGIALPMSESIVKKILSFSEVTNAEITGSVRRRMEVVEDIDILVETTEPEKVKEHITELPAVYQVLDEKDHVLSVLNTVGIKVEFYFTTPKIFHYNLLISTGNEQHINRLMSVASKQGVKLERDGLYKNNKLIDIYSEQEVYDKINLPYIAPELREGRGEIEGAMEKNLPNVVKKSEIKGDLHIHTNWSDGASSLEDMIDIAKQYEYQYIAITDHSQSLKIASGLSKEQLEKQIEKINVLNEKNSGIRILSGVEVDILRDGTLDFHNHILEQLDFVIASIHQGFQDSGVIITKRICQAMENPYVKAIAHPTGRIIGKRKEFNLDFKKIFQKANETNTAIEINSSIDRLDLSERYLSSAKEYDVKFLINTDAHSVVALRDINYGLYVARRAWLTPEQIINTYDLNDFMTWLSD; from the coding sequence ATGACGAATTTAGAAATTTCTCTTGTTTTAAAAGAAATTTCAGAGTTAATGGAACTTAAAGGTGAAAATTATTATAAATTCCGTGCATATAGACAGGGAGCTCGCCAGATTGAGAAACTTTCTGAAGAAATAACAAGACTAGTACAGGAAAATCGAATGCGTCAAGTCCCTAGAATAGGTGAGGGGATTGCTAAAACTGTTGAAGAAGTTGTGCGAACGGGTAGATCTACTTTACTAGAAGAATTAAGAAGTGAAGTTCCTACAGGACTTAGGCGAATTTTAGGTATACCAGGGATAGGAGTTAAGTCATCTCATAAACTTTTTGAGGAACTTAAGATATCTACAGTCAAGGAATTGAAAAAAGCATGTGAAGAAGGAAAAATAAAAGATCATCCAGGTTTTGGTGAAAAATTTCAACAAAAGGTATTAGAGGGTATATCAAAGCTAGAAAATGCTGAAAAAACAACCCTATTAGGTATAGCTTTACCAATGAGTGAAAGTATAGTTAAAAAAATCCTAAGCTTTTCTGAAGTTACAAATGCAGAAATAACTGGAAGTGTTAGAAGACGTATGGAAGTTGTAGAGGATATCGATATATTAGTGGAAACAACTGAGCCAGAAAAGGTAAAAGAACATATTACAGAACTACCTGCTGTATACCAAGTGTTAGATGAAAAGGACCATGTTCTAAGTGTATTAAATACAGTTGGAATTAAGGTTGAGTTTTACTTTACTACCCCAAAGATATTTCATTATAATTTGTTAATTTCAACAGGAAATGAACAACATATAAATAGACTCATGAGTGTAGCCAGTAAACAAGGTGTTAAATTAGAAAGGGATGGTCTTTATAAGAACAATAAACTGATTGATATTTACTCAGAACAAGAAGTGTATGATAAAATAAATTTACCATATATAGCCCCTGAGCTAAGAGAAGGTAGGGGAGAAATAGAAGGTGCAATGGAAAAAAACCTTCCGAATGTTGTCAAAAAAAGTGAAATCAAGGGTGATTTACATATACACACTAACTGGAGTGACGGTGCTTCTAGTCTGGAGGATATGATTGATATAGCTAAACAATATGAATATCAATATATCGCAATCACTGATCATTCACAATCATTAAAGATTGCAAGTGGGCTCTCAAAAGAGCAACTAGAAAAACAGATAGAAAAAATAAATGTCTTGAATGAAAAGAATTCAGGTATTAGAATTTTATCAGGTGTCGAAGTCGATATTTTAAGAGATGGAACCTTAGACTTTCATAATCATATTTTAGAGCAACTAGATTTTGTTATAGCTTCTATTCATCAGGGTTTTCAAGATTCAGGTGTAATTATAACAAAACGTATATGTCAAGCGATGGAGAACCCTTATGTAAAAGCAATTGCTCATCCCACTGGTAGAATTATTGGTAAAAGAAAAGAGTTTAATCTCGATTTTAAAAAAATCTTTCAAAAAGCTAATGAAACTAATACAGCTATTGAAATAAATTCTTCTATTGATAGACTTGATCTATCAGAAAGATATCTTTCAAGTGCTAAAGAATATGATGTGAAATTTCTAATTAATACTGATGCTCATAGTGTTGTAGCTCTTAGAGATATTAATTATGGTTTATATGTAGCCCGTAGAGCTTGGTTGACGCCCGAACAGATTATTAATACTTATGATTTAAATGATTTTATGACATGGCTGTCAGACTAG
- a CDS encoding cell division protein ZapA, translating to MESDKKHRTEVKIFGEHYTLKSSKEPEYMQKVAVTVDETMNHIAENKPRLSLHQIAVLAAVNLADEYLKLEEEYYNLMELVDEEIDSKKG from the coding sequence AAAACATCGTACTGAAGTAAAAATTTTTGGAGAACATTATACATTAAAAAGCTCAAAGGAACCAGAATATATGCAAAAAGTTGCGGTTACAGTTGATGAGACAATGAATCATATCGCAGAAAATAAGCCACGGTTAAGTTTACATCAAATAGCGGTCCTAGCAGCAGTTAATTTAGCCGATGAATATTTGAAGTTAGAAGAAGAATATTACAATTTAATGGAGCTTGTAGATGAAGAAATAGATTCTAAAAAAGGGTGA